The Ananas comosus cultivar F153 linkage group 22, ASM154086v1, whole genome shotgun sequence genome segment GTTAAGATAAAATTAATGGGCTTAGGGAGTGTTTGGTTGcacgtaaaattataaaaaataattttttatggaaAAAAGTTTTACATTTTGTACTGCTTGAcatgtaggaaaaaaataattttttatcaatatttgtttggttgaaagaaaaaaaattcacatttatttggttcattgaaaaaaataaatgaaaatttttcacAGCTTGACTTTTTGTTTTTCGCTGAAAatcagtaaaaataaaaaaaaaacacaccatTTTCctcaaatctgtaaaaatagttttctgataaataaatatatggaaaatatttttcaagccgaaaaataattttcggtaAATTTTACGACCAACCAAACACAACCTTCCATTATAATATACTTTTAGGTTTCTTCAGTTTTTACACTAtgctagtttttttaaaaaattaaaaataccattgtattattatattttatcgacCTCTACAGtgtatttttagatttatttttcttcaatcttgtactttttttttctcacaaatATCACTAACAACTATATTTTTCTCGCCAACGTTACTCTAGATATACTGACCATCCCTTACGCAAGTGGCAAatggtttggtggttgatacctgaGGTCCAAAATTCagatcctaattgattcacatttccagctaagtttatttataaaagaaataaataaagcaggtagcatgttacctttctctctttaaaagaaaaaaaaatattaccgtTGATATATCTATTGTTTAAGACAAAATCTAGCAATTTTATTAAGAAGCACTGAttacataatagaaaaaatataatatgaatcTACATGATAAATtccttgaaaatttttattaagcCATTGACAActattttttaatgattttatctattttgtttGTGTCAAAATATGCTGAACAAATGCTCTCtcactttcaatttttttttttgagaaataggtagcatgctacccgcttcgtttatttcatttagaaataaacttagctgaaaatatgaatcaattaggattcgaacttgggtctcgggtactaaccaccaagcccttaccacttgctctagggacggtcggtctctcactttcaattttttatttaaaataatagatttattatcacaatatatatagaaagtaaAAAAGACCTATAAAGTACAGCTTAGTATAGTGTAATTAGGCCAATAAATATTGATATGACACACTACACTTGTTAATACTTAAAAAATCCATGCAATACatcatgaaaattttcttttgagttATAATTGGTTAGGCAATAAAAATTCGAGGACACATGAGCGGATGCTTCACATGCCCAATAAACTATCAAACAATTAAGTATAtatttaaagtaattaattaactgcAATGCTTGGTCAACAATGTCGGCCAATGTTAGATAACAAAATTTGGACCAATttcaagcttttttttttttttttttttttgagagaaaggtaNctactatatatatatatatatatatagagcgagagagagagagagagagagagaggaactaggctgaaatactataaatagcaccaagctattgatactattaaattttcggttcttggattaaaaaatatacggttatgatgatgtggaccccctagggttgagttagttattagttaaatagtataatttaacaggtaaaaataattaaagagttaaatctaacggcggaaaactcggtagcacaacgcttggtgctatcaatagtatcacagccggactatatatatatatatatatatatatatatatatttatatatattctaataaaagtcaaaaaagaaaggaaaaaaactaataaatgaAAACATTGTTGCTCTTATCGGGAAGCACGACACCGGCACTGCTCTCGGAGGGAGGGATGATCATGTCCGCCAGCAACCGCTCCGAGTCCGTGTCGTGCCGGGCCGGAGTGCAGGTCAGCTGTGTGTGGGCCCTGGCCCGGCTACAGGCTGTAGGCCGCGCTGCTCTGCCTGGCCAGATGGCCTGCCTTCCATTTCTTTGCCGACGTTTGCATTTCaaaaaagataaacttcaatttgccctccATGATAAAGTGTGTTTCTGACTTTGTTTTCTCATTGttcgaaaagttttttttttttttagagaaaggtagtacgctacctgcttcattcaataGGATAAGTGAACTAAGCTTACAAGGTGGAAGCAGCTAAGGCTTCCTTGGCAAAAAGCGAACTCGGAGAAcagagaaacaaaacaaaagtggcgaaagaaggaaggaaggaaggagttataaaaaagaaagtggagaagaggAAATTGGTTACATGAGTGAGCTCCAGTCAGTAAACAGGGTTGAGGCTCTGTCCAAAGCTCTCTCGACGTTGGGAAGGCTAGAACGGAAGACGAAGTTGTTGCGCTCAGTCCAGAGGACCCACCAATTTCAAGCTTTGTATTAATATATTACTTGATACAACTGTAATCGTTATAAATAGTATCCTATGGACTCGAAAACTAAGTAAAACATATGTTGTATATCAAATTAATGTCAATATCTCTAAGCTACTGTGTTAAGTTCCATTGCTCAAGCTTAGGGCTTCGGCTTGTTTGGCTACGCTGTGGATATATAGTACTGCAGTACTGGAGTGGAAAGCAACCTCTCTTGGTCCCTTTTATTACCTAACAAGTTCTCAATATTCTAGCTAGCCAAATGAAGCACCTTATATGCAGCACATAATCGCCGCCGCAGCGCTCGTAGTGGGGCCAAACATAGCCTCAAAATGTATGCATCAGTACGAGGGTACAGAGTCTAACTACAATCCAAAGTAGATTGTAATCCTACAACAACCCCAGTCAAGTGATTATCTTTCATTCGCtagtcttatcatttttttttagataaaaaccGAAAAGGAATTAATAAACTCTCAACACCCTTGAACGAAGGGGTTAATTATAGGGTTTACAATCTTTTTTGGTTGTAGAAAGAATCTCTACGTACCATGTACACCATCCCAATAAGGATATTGTTTTATAATAATTCTCTAATCACCTCATCTAACTGTGTTTTGGGGTATTGTTTGGTAACTAATGATGTTTGATTGAATGGTTAGAATAATGTAGACTATATAATACAATTGTGTTTAGAAGAATAGCTCTTACTTGTCCCAGCTGCTGATGCATATAGATAACGAAAGATACACAAATTTGACAAAAGTCGAATTGTCCTTGCGATGATGAATTAAAAAAGAACAAcaacaatatataatttgaaagtATATTACAGCAATTAATATTACATTAATTTAACTCGTTATTCTTTTCTCATCAACttgatattatataatgtacatAATAAACTTTACATCAGTTTTCACTCtccacaaagaaaaaaaaaattataaataaaatacaccCTCAACATATAGCACAAATCATATATAGCACATTTAGTTTACACTCAAGAGAAAGATAAAACAAGTTATAGGAACATATGTATATAGTGAGACTAGCTAGGATACTTTTAGAAGAACCAAAAATTTAGAAACTctaaatttttagccattgtGCATGCATATGCACGTACATTCAATagctaaaaacttaatagttaTACTAAATTTTCATGTGGTTCTGAGATTATCCGTAGTAAActccatatgtatatatatatatagacacacaTATGTATATGCATTTATATGCATTTTTGCGTCGGCCGCGGCCTCAGCTCGACGGCGAGCGGCGCGGCCATCTCGAGGGAAAGACGCATGACCTCCGAGAGGTCGACAGGAGCAGCCGGAGTTGGGGCCCACTCGAACTCATGCAGCAGCACCGCCGCCCAGGACCCGACGGCCGCCATCGCCAGCCCCTTCCCGGGGCAGCTCCGCCGCCCCGATCCGAAGGGCGCCAGCCGCAGGTCCGACCCGAAGACTGAGAGCCCGACCGCTTCTCCATCTGGTTCAATGAACCGGTCGGGCCTGAACTCCTCCGGGCGGGACCAGAGGGCGGGGTCACGGGCGATGGCCCACATGTTGACAACGGCGGTGGTGCCCTCGGGCACGTGGCGGCCGGAGAGAACGGTGTCCGATGTGGCGAGGCGGGCCCAGGAGAGGAGTGGGCCTGGGGGGTGGAGCCGGAGGGTCTCCTTGATGATCGCCTGCAGGTAGGGGAGGGGgaaatggtggtggtggtggtcggtCGCCGCGCTGTTGAGCTCGGCGTGGGCCCGCACCTGCACGCCACGGTGCAGTGTCGCGCGCGCCAGCACCCACTCCAGGAGCACCGCCACCGTGTCCGTGCCCCGAAATATCATCTCCTGCATTACCATTCGAATTCATAGAGTAATCAGCGCGCACCGCCACTATTTAGAACAGTTAGttatcaatatatatttaataaaaaatgtttGAACATTCTGTTTCTAAGATCTTCATTTGTAAATGCTTTCCTCTGTTGTTTGTCtggaaattaattataataagtcAGACAAAGatagaaaaagtaataaaaatttgttgttgtaacttgtttttttgtttcatcTTCTCGTGTGTTACTGTAgaaaattttggtaaaaatataccAGGTGAAAAAGTATAGttctaaaattattaactttctatcacttaaaaaataataataatataatatttacttgaattttaattcaatgGAATGTcattttcaaccaaacaagcTCTAAGGATCTACCCATAATTTCTTTGATTAATTCTTACGACAAGAGCCTATGAGcaatcctttttttaaaataaatattgttataaaacttttaaatattgtcATGACTAATGTATTTGTAGTTATGATATAGAGAGCTTATTTATCAATaacttattaaataataatttggaATCCAAAGGATATAAAGGTATCGTAGACACCCTCAactaaaattagaatatattgaatATGTTTCAATAATAATTCTGCTAACTATTAAAATTTAGCCAAATTCTGAATTTAACTGctgaatattatataaattaaaagaatgaaaattaatttgaagAGGTCTCTATCTGAAAAAATATGTTGAAGGTTCTGTTACAAAACAGCTCATCTTTGAGGAGGGCCCCGGGCCCCTGTACATTTAATTTCACCAAACTCAAATATTACAGAGTTAATTGCACTGCTTAGTTcctaacttttatatatttttctaatttttttagcaaTTAAGTAAGAGTCTGACTATATATGGTGCTTCTCAAAACACCAATTACttaatacttataaatttttcactGTTATACCTGTCTCTttgatcaattttattttttaaattatattatttcatcCATTACctactaaaatattttagaaaactaATATTACGTACTCTAACCTCTTAATTCATtcagtaattaaattttattattttattttcaaaatatgattaatcttaaaaaaaaaaattaggaggcCAAGGTAAAGACGATGACGTGACACAGACGCAGTAAATATTAACTGTTACTAACATCATAATTTTCGttttaatgataataaaaataaaataatgaacaAAGAGGTAACAATAACGTGGGGGCGGTAAGCTTACCCAGAGGACGGCGCGCATATCCTCGTCGGACAGCTGTTCGCGGTCCTGCAGGGACAAGAGCACGTCGACGAAGGCAGGGGCGGTGTCAGGATCCCGAGCCGGTCCGAACCGGCACTCGTCTATGATCCGGCCCATGAACCGGTTCACTCTCGGTACGAGCCGGGCGCACCGGGACCGGACCCTTTGCGGGTCGAAACCAGCTAGTGCAGGTAAATGGTCAGACCAGTTGAGTGTGCCCAGGAGTTGGTATCCTTCGTCCACCATGAATCTCAACTCCTGCATCTCTTCACACCAGGTGGTCTTATTGTCCATATTAAGATCGTACTTTTTTCCGAAGACTATCCACATCATGTGGCTCAGAGATGCCGCCTTTAGGACGCCGCGCACTTCGACGCGGCCGCCCcttgcggcggcggcggcggcggatttAAGCGCCGCCACCATTTGCGCGGCGATGGCGGATCGGCGGTCGGCGAAGGCGGCAATTTGGCTCGGGGAGAAGAGGTGGGCCGCAGCGATGCGACGGAGCGAGCGCCAGTAGGGGCCGTAGGGGGCGAAGCCGATGGCGCGGCGGAACATGAGGCCGTAGGCCGATTCCTTCACCGGCCGGTCGGCGAACGCCATGCTGGAGAGGATCTCCCGTGCGACGTTGGGATCGGCGGTGACGACGACGCGGGTCTCGCCGACGCTGATCGCCATGAGACGCCTGGCGGCGAaggcatcggcggcggcggcgagcttGCGGTGGGACAGGCCGGACATCAGGCCGATGCTGCCCACAATTGGGAGGCCTCTCGGTCCGGGAATCGGTTTTGCTTCGGGGGTGCTGCGCCGCCTTTTTTGGCTCGACCAGTATCTACCCCAGGCGGGGCCCCCGGGGGCGGCCCAGTGGAGGAGGGTGGTGGCGGAGACGGCGAGGACAAAGAGCGCGGCGAGAAAGAGGAGATGGGGggagtcggcggcggcggcggctccgcCGCATTTGGCGGCTAAGGAGAGGGACAAGACCCAACCGTTCTCCACGATGGATCCCATGCTGAATGGAATTGGACTCTAATTCTATTTAGAGTGGAAGAGGGCGCTGGGGTGGTTCCATTTTATAGAGCGAGCGAGGGAGGGAGGGTGCATACCATATAATATGGTTTGCTAGGGTTTTAACCGAAGAGTATGACCGACCGTACGTTGGGATATTTTTACGCCGCCGAAGGAAACGCAATCGCGGGACCCGCAGGGAGGGTGCCCGGTGGGCCCCGCGGGGGCCCGCGGCAGGAGACAACAATAACGGAAGGGAAAACGACGTGCGCGGGGCGGGAACCGGGGTTGCGGGGGCGGCGGGGGCCGACACGTGGAGGTGTGGCGTGGCCGACACTGTCGGGGTCATCGTTCGATCCACGGGCCTTGGAGACGCAACCCACACTTCGGGTTGGTTGTTATTGAAACCGCCTTTCATctcatgaattaaattttattaagtttggcaaattttattaaacgtgcaaaaaaaattttaaaaataaaattaagttttcgCACAGATGTCTATTATCAACGTGCAATTTTTATTGCGTTGTATGACCTTGTTGTTTCAATACATTTAGGtatccaaatttaaatatttagatattCTGAATTTGCATTTAGgtgtacttttaaaaaatatctgtatttttttaattttaaatcagGTTGTTTACTNTTTAGATATTCGAATTTGCATTTAGgtgtacttttaaaaaatatctgtaatttttaattttaaattaggtTGTTTACTAAGCTATGATTATTTCTGATCAGTTTATATTTAGAGATACTTCAATTAAatcttgttattttcttttctgaaaGGATTCAGAAATTGtctattgagagagagagagagagagagagagagagagagtccggctactatcctcaTAAGAGGATAGAAGTCTTTGTCTTATCAAGTAATTTTGGATGATAGagacttcaaattgataatcagcaccgttgaaattgatctatactattagaaatatttagaaaccaaattttgtaaattttaaaaattattatcaaatcCACCGAAGAGTCGCAAAATGAACGGTAAAAAACAAATTAACGACCTTCTGAAAACAGAGGTTAAACTTTCTCAATTTACGATCGGAGTTATTAAACATTATATAAATAGTACAAAGAagttttcatcaaaaattcaaccgatttgaattactttacaccattaaacaagcaaacggctcatataggccgtcaaaaattatcaattttgtaattctttgatcactatgtaaataaattttaaaatttataaaatttagttcctagataattaattcaaatactctagatcaacttcagcgattccgatcattgatttgtgatctccatcatcaaaaatgatCTGATAGGACGAAAGTCCCTATTCTTCTAAAAGAATATATAGCAACtggattatatatatgtatatatatataaactgtactatttatagtaccggAACTTTGGTTCTAAAGTCTCATTTTTCATCTTAAGATATTTAAATCAacgatctataccgttaaatatgatttaagatatatgaagtttttagaaacaaaattttaactttttcaaaatcattacttagtaagtaaatcataTAAAATGAACGTTGAAAattgaacaatttttaaaatttaatgataaaatttttaaattcaagatcgaAGATACTGACCTtgatctaaatagtttaaaatattttctatcaaaattgaaattaatttagattttttacactgttaaactacaAACTCATCATAATGGCCATAgaatattgata includes the following:
- the LOC109727469 gene encoding cytochrome P450 78A9-like, yielding MGSIVENGWVLSLSLAAKCGGAAAAADSPHLLFLAALFVLAVSATTLLHWAAPGGPAWGRYWSSQKRRRSTPEAKPIPGPRGLPIVGSIGLMSGLSHRKLAAAADAFAARRLMAISVGETRVVVTADPNVAREILSSMAFADRPVKESAYGLMFRRAIGFAPYGPYWRSLRRIAAAHLFSPSQIAAFADRRSAIAAQMVAALKSAAAAAARGGRVEVRGVLKAASLSHMMWIVFGKKYDLNMDNKTTWCEEMQELRFMVDEGYQLLGTLNWSDHLPALAGFDPQRVRSRCARLVPRVNRFMGRIIDECRFGPARDPDTAPAFVDVLLSLQDREQLSDEDMRAVLWEMIFRGTDTVAVLLEWVLARATLHRGVQVRAHAELNSAATDHHHHHFPLPYLQAIIKETLRLHPPGPLLSWARLATSDTVLSGRHVPEGTTAVVNMWAIARDPALWSRPEEFRPDRFIEPDGEAVGLSVFGSDLRLAPFGSGRRSCPGKGLAMAAVGSWAAVLLHEFEWAPTPAAPVDLSEVMRLSLEMAAPLAVELRPRPTQKCI